One Glandiceps talaboti chromosome 2, keGlaTala1.1, whole genome shotgun sequence genomic region harbors:
- the LOC144446014 gene encoding uncharacterized protein LOC144446014, translating into MTLQGKQALLDIEVLEFTSHADINCKICNVCDDDITSNGSKLLGLASTISRQNGFVVVEKKDAVYCLKFENQCRYIKQRLEVQQNGTWNLEIHGHVVTVAKCPLLRSIPLVLDQQSLSGLFNTLCSATICAGNQGFEYLCHEMSQLPKQPAIFLNSKGELEAFEEDNGVMKTVRHTNCELLSSSFACHVCKLYRRDLSTHASEHTTKRLATDSKRARIDYLEQDEKAKQHLKENEKLQKEKDEMKHQIASLQERMRILTTKEEQLDMAESSSNADIMIQSISEILRDKLPVDACVKSENIQYSQTGPNADCDAKTTVHVDKFLYDDQAVDDLCEEGKLSQNYCKECGSHSTAPLTFISHSFSLLQLKFIFQHALPDLSKKTVVDVGSRLGAVLYGAYYYSAADNIIGIEMNKEFCELQQEMVDMYQLNSRVQIICADVCSQSSILQQADVIVLNNVFEFFSSTAVQSQSWKFLGGNLQKTGCILVTVPSLEESLQHLSTDVDLDDWVKPLQLDYDAIYQMMTINDNDMEELEQIHVYQVI; encoded by the exons ATGACTTTACAAGGGAAGCAAGCATTACTTGATATTGAGGTTCTGGAATTTACATCACATGCTGACATTAACTGTAAGATTTGCAACGTCTGTGATGATGACATAACCAGCAATGGAAGCAAGCTGCTTGGATTAGCATCAACTATTAGTAGACAAAATGGTTTTGTTGTAGTGGAGAAGAAGGATGCTGTATACTGtctgaaatttgaaaatcaatgtCGATATATCAAACAGAGACTTGAAGTACAACAGAATGGAACTTGGAATCTAGAAATTCATGGCCATGTTGTCACAGTGGCAAAGTGTCCACTACTCCGTTCCATACCACTTGTCCTAGATCAACAGTCACTGTCTGGTCTATTTAACACACTTTGTAGTGCTACCATTTGTGCTGGGAATCAAGGCTTTGAGTATTTGTGCCATGAGATGTCTCAGCTTCCAAAACAACCCGCCATCTTCCTTAACAGCAAAGGTGAATTAGAAGCATTTGAGGAGGATAATGGAGTAATGAAAACAGTGAGGCATACAAACTGTGAACTGCTGTCATCATCTTTTGCTTGTCATGTATGCAAACTCTACCGTAGAGACTTATCAACACATGCTAGTGAACACACGACCAAAAGACTAGCAACAGATTCAAAGAGAGCACGCATCGACTATTTAGAACAAGATGAAAAAGCCAAGCAACATCTAAAAGAAAATGAGAAACTTCAAAAAGAGAAGGATGAAATGAAACACCAAATAGCCAGTCTCCAGGAAAGAATGAGGATATTGACTACAAAAGAAG AACAACTTGATATGGCAGAGAGTTCAAGTAATGCTGACATTATGATTCAGAGTATATCAGAGATACTACGTGACAAGTTACCAGTGGATGCTTGTGTCAAGTCAGAAAACATTCAATACTCCCAAACTGGACCA AATGCAGATTGTGATGCTAAAACAACAGTTCATGTAGACAAGTTTTTGTATGATGACCAGGCAGTGGATGATCTTTGTGAAGAAGGCAAACTGAGTCAAAATTACTGTAAAGAGTGTGGATCTCATAGCACTGCTCCACTTA CTTTCATTTCTCACTCCTTCTCATTGCTGCAGCTGAAATTTATCTTTCAACATGCATTACCAGACCTGAGTAAAAAGACTGTTGTTGATGTGGGATCACGACTTGGTGCAGTATTGTATGGT GCCTATTATTACAGTGCAGCTGATAacataattggaattgaaatgAACAAGGAATTTTGTGAATTACAACAAGAAATGGTTGATATGTATCAGTTGAACAGTAGAGTACAG ATTATTTGCGCTGATGTCTGCTCTCAAAGCTCTATTCTGCAGCAAG CAGATGTGATTGTATTGAACAATGTGTTTGAATTCTTTTCATCTACTGCAGTCCAGAGTCA aaGCTGGAAGTTTCTTGGGGGCAACCTCCAGAAGACAGGTTGCATTCTTGTAACAGTTCCAAGCCTTGAGGAATCACTTCAACATTTATCA ACTGATGTAGACTTGGATGACTGGGTGAAACCACTTCAGTTGGACTACGATGCTATATATCAAATGATGACAATAAATGACAATGACATGGAAGAACTTGAGCAGATCCATGTATATCAAGTTATCTAa